From a single Scomber japonicus isolate fScoJap1 chromosome 12, fScoJap1.pri, whole genome shotgun sequence genomic region:
- the LOC128369095 gene encoding transmembrane protein 125-like, giving the protein MPEMQVFYQPRHTIRYPPELHLDPTLIQRHVLEDQVEMLWFREPRHSLLCYCASVALILGLGLGGVGLLSTTTSLSGEWRLGVGTTLCLLALAVLLKQLLSSAIQDMNCVHSRRRIDQLKSGGQADPALILAVGLAVMLCGTVLLCVAMIGSQGHDSREMIVSGLVLMAAGLGMTLAVVGYNVLVYLKRKREQRRRRMMRVSRARRLGSQAVRVFSVSGGQMSQTRRETSSSRTSLI; this is encoded by the coding sequence ATGCCTGAGATGCAAGTCTTCTACCAGCCGCGCCACACCATCCGTTACCCTCCAGAACTCCACTTGGACCCTACCTTGATCCAGCGGCATGTCCTGGAGGATCAGGTGGAGATGTTGTGGTTCAGGGAGCCACGTCACTCCCTACTGTGTTACTGTGCCTCAGTGGCCCTCATACTAGGGCTGGGACTTGGCGGTGTGGGCCtcctctccaccaccaccagcctGTCCGGGGAGTGGCGCCTCGGGGTGGGCACCACTCTTTGCCTCTTGGCCCTGGCTGTTCTGCTCAAGCAGCTCCTCAGCTCGGCCATCCAGGACATGAACTGTGTGCACAGCCGGCGTCGGATTGACCAGCTGAAGAGCGGTGGGCAAGCTGACCCAGCATTGATCCTAGCTGTGGGGCTGGCAGTGATGCTCTGTGGGACAGTGCTGCTCTGTGTGGCCATGATTGGCAGCCAGGGTCATGACAGCAGGGAAATGATAGTGTCTGGTCTGGTGCTGATGGCTGCTGGGCTAGGAATGACTCTAGCAGTAGTGGGCTATAATGTGCTGGTCTAcctgaagaggaaaagagagcagaggaggaggaggatgatgagagTAAGCAGAGCGAGGAGGCTGGGGAGTCAAGCTGTCAGAGTGTTCAGTGTCTCAGGAGGACAGATGAGCCAGACCAGGAGAGAGACGTCCTCCAGCAGGACCAGCCTCATCTGA
- the LOC128369099 gene encoding protein shisa-like-2A translates to MSAECSSYYSADGVFVDGFSCPKPGSAAIAVYCCGFNDVKYCCDDPNSFFPYEYGYMWWLSIGALVGLSIAAVVLLAFLITVCVLCYLFIATKPSRLDNGLPLRVPAGDPREGSSHARATGASGPQGFRKHFMSSKLHCDNQPPDPERLFQRCFTATVTGVKVESPS, encoded by the exons ATGAGCGCTGAATGCAGCAGTTACTACAGCGCTGACGGCGTGTTTGTGGACGGTTTCTCCTGCCCCAAACCGGGAAGTGCTGCTATTGCTGTCTACTGTTGCGGATTCAATGATGTAAAGTATTGCTGTGATGATCCCAACAGTTTTTTCCCGTATGAGTATGGATACATGTGGTGGCTGAG taTTGGCGCTCTTGTTGGTCTCTCCATTGCAGCGGTggtccttcttgccttcctcatCACCGTATGTGTGCTTTGCTACCTCTTCATTGCCACCAAACCCAGTCGTCTTGACAACGGCCTGCCTCTCAGAGTGCCag CAGGAGATCCCCGTGAGGGATCCAGTCATGCAAGAGCTACCGGTGCCTCTGGTCCACAGGGATTCAGAAAGCATTTCATGAGCAGCAAGCTGCACTGTGATAATCAGCCACCAGACCCAGAGCGTCTGTTCCAGAGGTGCTTCACTGCGACTGTCACTGGTGTAAAGGTAGAAAGTCCCTCATAG